One Bos taurus isolate L1 Dominette 01449 registration number 42190680 breed Hereford chromosome 3, ARS-UCD2.0, whole genome shotgun sequence DNA window includes the following coding sequences:
- the MMACHC gene encoding cyanocobalamin reductase / alkylcobalamin dealkylase (The RefSeq protein has 1 substitution compared to this genomic sequence), protein MEPLVAELKQKIEDTLCPFGFEVYPFQVAWYNALLPPAFHLPLPGPTLAFLVLSTPAMFDQALKPFLQSHHLQPLTDPVDQCVAYHLGRVRESLPELQIEVIVDYEVHPNRRPKILAQTAAHVAGAAYYYQRQDVESDPWGTQHIAGVCIHPRFGGWFAIRGVVLLRGTEVPNLPPTKPVDCVPTRADRISLLERFNFHWRDWTYRDAVTPQERYSEEQKAYFSTPPAQRLALLGLLQPSEEPSSPSQELHITTLLSKKPQNPRRGWLSPTVSPPISPGP, encoded by the exons ATGGAGCCGCTAGTCGCAGAGCTGAAGCAGAAGATTGAGGACACGTTGTGCCCTTTTGGCTTCGAAGTTTACCCCTTCCAG GTGGCATGGTACAATGCACTCCTGCCTCCAGCCTTCCACCTACCCCTGCCAGGACCTACACTGGCCTTCCTGGTACTCAGCACACCTGCCATGTTTGACCAGGCCCTCAAGCCCTTCCTGCAGAGCCACCACCTCCAACCACTGACTGACCCTGTGGACCAGTGTGTGGCCTACCACCTGGGCCGAGTTAGAGAG AGCCTCCCAGAGCTGCAGATAGAAGTCATCGCTGACTACGAGGTACACCCCAACCGGCGCCCCAAGATCCTGGCCCAGACAGCAGCCCATGTAGCAGGGGCTGCTTACTACTACCAGCGACAGGATGTGGAGTCTGACCCTTGGGGGACCCAG CACATAGCAGGTGTGTGCATACATCCCAGGTTTGGGGGCTGGTTTGCCATCCGAGGGGTGGTGCTACTGCGAGGAACAGAGGTGCCGAATCTGCCACCCACAAAGCCCGTTGACTGTGTACCCACAAGAGCTGACCGCATCAGCCTGCTTGAACGCTTCAATTTCCATTGGCGTGACTGGACTTACCGGGATGCTGTGACACCTCAGGAGCGCTACTCAGAAGAGCAGAAGGCATACTTTTCCACTCCTCCTGCCCAACGCTTGGCCTTACTGGGCTTGCTTCAGCCCTCAGAGGAGCCTAGCTCTCCATCCCAAGAGCTTCACATCACTACACTCTTATCCAAGAAGCCTCAGAATCCCAGGAGAGGCTGGCTCAGTCCCACAGTTTCCCCACCTATATCCCCTGGACCCTGA